One window of Bacteroides sp. AN502(2024) genomic DNA carries:
- a CDS encoding prephenate dehydrogenase, whose product MRILILGAGKMGSFFTDILSFQHETAVFDVNPHQLRFVYNTYRFTTLEEIKEFEPELVINAVTVKYTLDAFRNILPVLPKDCIISDIASVKTGLKKFYEDSGFRYVSSHPMFGPTFASLSNLSNENAIIISEGDHLGKIFFKDLYQTLRLNIFEYTFDEHDETVAYSLSIPFVSTFVFAAVMKHQEAPGTTFKKHMAIAKGLLSEDDYLLQEILFNPRTPGQVANIRTELKNLLEIIEKKDAEGMKMYLTKIREKIK is encoded by the coding sequence ATGAGAATATTAATCCTTGGAGCCGGTAAAATGGGCTCTTTCTTTACTGATATATTGAGCTTTCAACACGAAACGGCCGTGTTCGACGTCAACCCGCACCAGTTGCGCTTTGTTTATAACACGTATCGATTCACCACATTGGAGGAGATTAAAGAATTTGAACCGGAACTGGTTATCAATGCTGTAACAGTGAAGTACACGTTGGATGCCTTTCGCAACATTCTACCTGTATTACCCAAAGATTGTATCATTAGCGACATTGCCTCTGTGAAAACAGGACTGAAGAAGTTCTATGAAGATAGTGGTTTCCGCTACGTCTCCAGCCACCCGATGTTCGGCCCCACTTTCGCCAGTCTTAGCAATCTAAGCAACGAGAATGCCATCATCATCAGTGAAGGCGACCACCTGGGAAAAATATTCTTCAAAGACCTCTATCAGACATTGCGTTTGAACATCTTCGAATATACGTTCGACGAACACGACGAAACAGTAGCCTACTCGCTTTCTATTCCGTTCGTATCTACTTTCGTATTCGCTGCCGTGATGAAGCATCAGGAAGCTCCGGGAACTACGTTCAAAAAACACATGGCAATTGCCAAAGGCCTATTAAGCGAAGATGACTACCTGCTTCAGGAAATTCTGTTCAATCCACGCACTCCGGGTCAAGTAGCCAATATCCGCACGGAGTTGAAGAATCTTCTCGAGATCATTGAAAAAAAAGATGCGGAAGGAATGAAAATGTATCTGACAAAAATCCGGGAAAAGATTAAATAA
- a CDS encoding SPOR domain-containing protein: MRKLALLTLLLVLAVVGVQAQNIVKSLERNVPGQGKVTIHQDPRIEALIGMERPATGEQKVIKTSGFRIQAYAGNNTRQAKNEAYHVASRVKEYFPELTVYTSFNPPRWLCRVGDFQSIEEADAMMRRLKATGVFKEVSIVKDQINIPL; the protein is encoded by the coding sequence ATGAGAAAGCTAGCTTTACTTACTTTGTTGTTGGTATTGGCAGTTGTCGGTGTACAGGCACAGAACATTGTCAAAAGTCTGGAACGCAATGTCCCGGGACAAGGAAAGGTGACTATTCATCAAGATCCCCGTATTGAGGCTCTGATAGGGATGGAACGTCCTGCAACAGGTGAACAGAAAGTAATAAAGACTTCCGGGTTCAGAATACAGGCGTATGCCGGAAACAATACTCGTCAGGCGAAGAATGAGGCTTATCATGTGGCATCACGCGTGAAAGAGTATTTTCCTGAATTGACGGTATATACTTCGTTCAATCCACCTCGTTGGCTTTGTCGCGTAGGTGATTTCCAGAGCATTGAAGAGGCGGACGCAATGATGCGTCGGTTGAAAGCTACCGGTGTGTTTAAAGAGGTATCCATTGTAAAAGACCAGATCAATATTCCTTTATAA
- a CDS encoding pyridoxal phosphate-dependent aminotransferase has protein sequence MQKESQTYKIAPADRLASVSEYYFSKKLKEVAQMNAEGKDVISLGIGSPDMPPSKETIETLCNNAHDPNGHGYQPYVGIPELRTGFANWYRHWYGVELNPNTEIQPLIGSKEGILHVTLAFVNPGEQVLVPNPGYPTYTSLSKILGAEVVNYDLKEEDGWMPDFKALEKMDLSRVKLMWTNYPNMPTGANATPEIYERLVDFARRKNIVIVNDNPYSFILNDKPISILSVPGAKECCIEFNSMSKSHNMPGWRIGMLASNAEFVQWILKVKSNIDSGMFRAMQLAAATALEAEAEWYEGNNENYRNRRHLAGEIMKTLGCIYDEKQVGMFLWGKIPASCKDVEELTEKVLHEARVFITPGFIFGSNGARYIRISLCCKDNKLAEALERIKRIINK, from the coding sequence ATGCAGAAGGAAAGTCAAACGTATAAAATCGCTCCTGCCGACAGATTGGCGAGTGTTAGCGAATACTACTTTTCAAAGAAACTAAAAGAGGTAGCGCAGATGAATGCTGAAGGAAAAGATGTCATCAGTTTGGGCATCGGCAGTCCTGATATGCCTCCTTCAAAGGAAACCATCGAAACATTGTGCAACAATGCTCATGATCCCAACGGACACGGTTATCAACCGTATGTAGGTATCCCCGAACTGCGCACAGGTTTCGCCAATTGGTATCGACATTGGTACGGAGTAGAATTGAATCCGAATACGGAAATACAACCATTGATCGGTTCGAAGGAAGGAATCCTCCATGTTACACTGGCATTTGTCAATCCGGGTGAACAGGTGTTAGTCCCCAATCCGGGATACCCCACCTATACTTCTTTGAGTAAAATACTTGGAGCGGAAGTTGTAAATTATGACCTGAAAGAAGAAGACGGTTGGATGCCCGACTTTAAGGCACTGGAGAAGATGGATCTTAGCCGGGTAAAACTGATGTGGACCAACTACCCGAATATGCCGACAGGTGCCAATGCTACTCCGGAAATCTATGAGCGTCTCGTTGATTTTGCACGCCGAAAGAATATCGTGATTGTGAACGACAATCCGTACAGCTTTATCCTGAATGATAAACCTATCAGTATCCTAAGTGTACCGGGAGCCAAGGAGTGTTGCATTGAGTTTAACTCTATGAGCAAGAGTCATAATATGCCCGGCTGGCGCATCGGTATGTTGGCATCGAACGCGGAGTTCGTGCAATGGATATTGAAAGTGAAAAGTAATATCGACAGCGGTATGTTCCGTGCCATGCAACTGGCTGCAGCAACTGCTCTTGAAGCAGAAGCTGAGTGGTACGAAGGCAACAACGAAAACTATCGCAACCGTCGCCACCTTGCCGGTGAAATTATGAAAACATTGGGATGCATCTACGACGAGAAACAAGTAGGTATGTTCCTTTGGGGAAAGATCCCCGCTTCCTGCAAAGATGTAGAGGAACTGACGGAAAAGGTATTGCATGAAGCAAGAGTGTTTATCACTCCGGGATTTATTTTCGGCAGTAACGGAGCAAGGTATATCCGTATCTCTCTTTGTTGCAAAGACAATAAGTTGGCGGAAGCATTGGAAAGAATTAAAAGAATAATAAACAAATAA
- a CDS encoding prephenate dehydratase: MKKIAIQGILGSYHDIAAHKYFEGEDIELICCANFEDVFTSIQKDNQVIGMLAIENTIAGSLLHNNELLRQSGTQIIGEYKLRISHSFVCLPDENWEDLTEVNSHPIALMQCREFLNQHPQLKVVESEDTAGSAEIIMNENLKGHAAICSKAAAERYGMKVLQEGIETNKHNFTRFLVVADPWQVDELRQHHANATNKASMVFTLPHAEGSLSQVLSILSFYHINLTKIQSLPIIGREWEYQFYVDVVFNDYLRYKQSIAAITPLTKELKLLGEYAEGKSNV, from the coding sequence ATGAAGAAAATAGCAATTCAAGGAATACTCGGCTCATACCATGATATCGCCGCACACAAATACTTCGAGGGAGAAGATATAGAGTTAATCTGTTGTGCCAACTTCGAAGACGTGTTTACTTCGATACAGAAAGACAATCAGGTTATCGGAATGTTAGCTATCGAAAATACGATTGCGGGAAGCTTGCTGCACAACAATGAGCTGTTGCGACAAAGCGGCACACAAATCATTGGTGAATACAAACTGCGTATCTCGCACAGCTTCGTCTGTCTTCCCGATGAGAATTGGGAAGATCTGACTGAAGTCAACTCCCACCCTATTGCCCTGATGCAATGTCGTGAATTTCTGAATCAACATCCGCAATTGAAAGTAGTGGAAAGTGAAGATACTGCCGGCAGCGCGGAAATCATTATGAATGAAAATCTAAAAGGGCACGCCGCCATCTGCTCCAAGGCGGCAGCCGAACGTTATGGCATGAAGGTCCTTCAGGAAGGCATTGAAACGAACAAACACAACTTCACCCGTTTTCTGGTAGTTGCCGATCCCTGGCAAGTGGATGAGCTCCGTCAACATCATGCCAATGCAACCAACAAGGCGAGTATGGTATTCACTCTTCCGCACGCGGAAGGCAGCCTGTCACAGGTTTTGTCTATTCTATCATTCTATCATATCAATCTGACAAAAATCCAATCGTTGCCAATCATCGGACGAGAATGGGAATACCAATTTTACGTAGATGTAGTCTTCAACGATTATCTAAGATACAAGCAATCTATTGCCGCAATCACTCCATTAACCAAAGAACTTAAATTATTAGGCGAATATGCAGAAGGAAAGTCAAACGTATAA
- the dnaG gene encoding DNA primase, translating into MIDQVTIDRILDAAQIMDVVSDFVTLRKRGVNYVGLCPFHDDKTPSFYVSPAKGLCKCFACGKGGNAVHFIMEHEQMSYPEALRYLAKKYNIEIKERELSDEEKLVQSERESLFIVNNFARDYFQNILKNHIDGRSIGMAYFRNRGFRDDIIEKFQLGYCTESHDAFAKEAVQKGYKKEYLVKTGLCYETDDHRLRDRFWGRVIFPVHTLSGKVVAFGGRVLASATKGVKVKYVNSPESEIYHKSNELYGIYFAKQAIVKQDRCFLVEGYTDVISMHQSGIENVVASSGTALTPGQIRMIHRFTNNMTVLYDGDAAGIKASIRGIDMLLEEGMNIKVCLLPDGDDPDSFARKHNSTEFQAFISEHETDFIRFKTNLLLEDAGKDPIKRAELIGNLVQSISVIPEAIIRDVYIKECAQLLHVEDKLLVSEVAKRRETQAEKRAEQTERERRMAERTAIMSQETTPSENAPMPNGDIPLSPEVDGGYTEVPPTLQEDNYDSFIPQEGKEGQEFYKFERLILQAVVRYGEKIMCNLTDEEGNETPVTVIEYVVNDLKGDELAFHNPLHRQMLSEAVEHMHDPNFIAERYFLAHPDPVISKLSVDLINVRYQLSKYHSKSQKIVTDEERLYELVPMLMINFKYAIVTEELKHMLYALQDPALAHDNEKCNSLMQRYNELRTVQSILAKRLGDRVVLR; encoded by the coding sequence ATGATAGATCAAGTTACCATAGACCGGATATTAGACGCGGCACAAATTATGGATGTCGTTTCGGATTTTGTCACCCTACGCAAACGTGGAGTCAATTATGTCGGTTTATGCCCGTTCCATGATGATAAGACTCCTTCTTTTTATGTCTCTCCCGCCAAAGGATTATGCAAATGTTTTGCTTGTGGAAAAGGTGGAAATGCCGTGCACTTCATTATGGAGCATGAGCAAATGTCTTATCCGGAAGCATTAAGGTACCTTGCCAAGAAATACAATATTGAAATCAAGGAACGGGAATTAAGCGATGAAGAGAAGTTGGTGCAAAGCGAACGCGAAAGTCTGTTTATCGTCAACAACTTTGCACGCGATTATTTCCAGAATATACTAAAGAATCATATAGACGGCCGTAGTATCGGTATGGCTTATTTCCGTAACCGTGGCTTTCGCGACGACATTATTGAAAAATTCCAATTAGGCTACTGTACCGAAAGCCACGATGCATTCGCTAAAGAGGCCGTACAAAAAGGATATAAGAAAGAGTATCTGGTAAAAACCGGACTTTGCTACGAAACGGACGACCACCGGTTACGGGATCGTTTCTGGGGACGTGTTATTTTCCCTGTCCATACGCTTTCCGGTAAAGTGGTGGCTTTTGGAGGACGTGTACTTGCCAGTGCAACGAAAGGGGTTAAAGTTAAATACGTCAACTCACCCGAATCGGAAATCTATCATAAAAGTAATGAGTTATACGGTATCTATTTTGCTAAGCAGGCGATTGTAAAACAAGACCGCTGCTTTTTGGTTGAAGGGTATACGGATGTAATCTCCATGCATCAATCCGGCATAGAGAATGTGGTTGCTTCTTCGGGAACAGCGCTTACACCGGGACAAATCCGTATGATTCACCGGTTCACCAACAACATGACTGTGCTTTATGACGGTGATGCGGCAGGTATCAAGGCTTCTATCCGGGGAATTGATATGTTATTGGAGGAAGGTATGAATATCAAAGTCTGTCTTCTTCCCGATGGGGACGATCCGGACTCTTTTGCCCGCAAACATAACTCTACGGAATTTCAAGCCTTTATCTCGGAACATGAAACGGATTTTATCCGCTTCAAAACAAACTTGCTGCTGGAGGATGCAGGAAAAGATCCCATCAAGCGTGCGGAACTAATAGGTAACCTGGTGCAAAGTATTTCTGTCATCCCGGAAGCGATCATTAGAGATGTCTATATCAAAGAATGTGCGCAACTACTTCATGTAGAAGATAAATTGCTGGTATCGGAAGTTGCGAAAAGACGGGAAACTCAAGCAGAAAAACGGGCTGAACAAACGGAACGGGAACGCCGGATGGCTGAAAGAACAGCTATAATGTCGCAAGAGACTACTCCTTCTGAAAATGCTCCAATGCCTAACGGAGATATTCCGTTGTCTCCAGAAGTGGATGGAGGGTATACAGAGGTGCCTCCCACTTTGCAGGAAGACAACTATGATTCTTTTATCCCCCAAGAAGGAAAGGAAGGGCAAGAATTTTACAAATTCGAACGACTGATATTGCAAGCGGTAGTTCGTTATGGAGAAAAAATCATGTGTAACCTGACGGACGAAGAAGGAAACGAAACTCCGGTGACCGTCATAGAATATGTGGTTAATGATTTGAAAGGGGACGAGCTAGCCTTCCATAATCCACTACACCGCCAAATGTTATCGGAAGCTGTCGAACACATGCACGATCCCAATTTCATTGCCGAGCGTTATTTCTTGGCACATCCTGATCCGGTGATCAGTAAATTGAGTGTAGACTTGATTAATGTGCGTTATCAGCTTAGTAAATATCACTCCAAGTCACAGAAAATTGTTACAGATGAAGAACGCCTCTATGAACTGGTTCCAATGTTAATGATTAATTTTAAATACGCAATCGTAACGGAGGAATTGAAACACATGCTTTATGCTTTGCAAGATCCTGCTCTTGCCCATGACAATGAAAAATGCAACTCACTCATGCAACGCTATAATGAGTTGAGAACAGTGCAAAGCATCCTGGCAAAACGTTTGGGAGACAGGGTTGTTTTGCGATGA
- a CDS encoding chorismate mutase: MELESILLPGIEAKRPIVIAGPCSAETEEQVMDTAKQLAVKGQKIYRAGIWKPRTKPGGFEGIGVEGLAWLKEVKKETGMYVSTEVATAKHVYECLKAGIDILWIGARTTANPFAVQEIADALKGVDIPVLVKNPVNPDLELWIGALERIHNAGLKRLGAIHRGFSSYDKKLYRNLPQWHIPIELRRRIPNLPIFCDPSHIGGKRELVAPLCQQAMDLNFDGLIIESHCNPDCAWSDASQQVTPDVLDYILNLLVIRTETQSTESLVQLRKQIDECDDNIIQELSKRMRIAREIGTYKKEHGITVLQAGRYNEILEKRGAQAEQCGMDSEFMKKIFEAIHEESVRQQMEIINK; this comes from the coding sequence ATGGAACTCGAATCAATTTTATTACCGGGCATTGAAGCTAAAAGACCGATTGTCATTGCCGGCCCTTGCAGCGCAGAAACAGAAGAACAAGTAATGGATACAGCCAAACAGCTGGCTGTCAAAGGACAGAAGATATATCGTGCCGGTATTTGGAAACCACGCACCAAACCAGGAGGTTTCGAAGGTATCGGTGTAGAAGGCCTTGCCTGGTTGAAAGAGGTGAAGAAAGAAACAGGAATGTATGTTTCTACGGAGGTAGCAACAGCTAAACATGTTTACGAATGTCTGAAAGCGGGAATCGATATTCTCTGGATAGGTGCACGTACCACTGCCAATCCTTTCGCCGTACAGGAAATCGCTGATGCGCTAAAAGGGGTTGATATCCCCGTATTGGTTAAGAACCCGGTGAACCCGGATCTCGAATTATGGATCGGAGCACTGGAACGTATCCACAACGCCGGTTTAAAACGTCTGGGTGCTATCCATCGTGGGTTCAGCAGCTATGACAAGAAGCTCTACCGCAATCTTCCCCAATGGCATATTCCGATCGAGCTGCGCCGTCGCATCCCTAATCTTCCGATTTTCTGTGATCCGAGCCATATCGGTGGCAAACGCGAATTAGTAGCTCCGCTTTGCCAACAAGCAATGGACTTGAACTTCGACGGTCTGATCATAGAAAGTCACTGCAACCCGGATTGTGCCTGGAGCGACGCTTCTCAACAGGTTACTCCGGACGTACTCGACTATATCCTCAATCTGCTGGTAATCCGTACTGAAACGCAATCTACGGAAAGTCTGGTACAACTCCGTAAACAAATTGACGAATGTGACGACAATATCATTCAGGAACTATCAAAAAGAATGCGAATAGCCCGCGAAATCGGCACCTACAAAAAGGAGCATGGAATCACCGTTCTCCAAGCCGGACGTTACAATGAGATTCTGGAAAAACGTGGCGCACAGGCCGAACAATGCGGTATGGACAGCGAGTTTATGAAGAAGATCTTCGAAGCCATCCACGAAGAATCGGTTCGTCAACAGATGGAAATTATTAATAAATAA
- a CDS encoding tetratricopeptide repeat protein produces the protein MSNFFKSFFSGKSETPESEKQKNDQKNFEIFKYDGLRAQRMGRPDYAVKCFTEALAIREEFETMGYLSQLYIQMEEMGKARELLEKMAAMEPQVTSTFLTLANVCFIQEDYQAMEEVAHQAIAIEEGNAVAHYLLGKARKGQNDDLMTIAHLTKAITLKDDFIEARLLRAEALLNLKQYKEMMEDIDAVLAQNPEEETAMLLRGKVKEANGQDEEAEEDYKLVTEINPFNEQAYLYLGQLYINQKKLTEAIGLFDEAIELNPNFAEAYKERGRAKLLNGDKDGSIEDMKKSLELNPKEEAALNGEFKNLGPKPETLPGIF, from the coding sequence ATGTCGAACTTTTTTAAATCTTTCTTCTCCGGAAAGTCGGAAACGCCGGAGAGTGAAAAACAGAAAAACGATCAGAAAAACTTCGAGATCTTCAAATATGACGGTTTACGTGCGCAACGCATGGGACGTCCGGATTATGCAGTAAAATGTTTCACAGAAGCTCTTGCCATCCGGGAAGAGTTTGAAACAATGGGCTATCTGAGCCAACTCTACATTCAGATGGAAGAAATGGGAAAAGCCCGTGAACTGTTGGAGAAAATGGCTGCCATGGAGCCTCAGGTCACAAGTACTTTCCTGACACTGGCAAATGTATGTTTCATCCAGGAGGATTATCAAGCCATGGAAGAGGTCGCCCATCAAGCAATTGCCATCGAAGAGGGAAATGCCGTAGCTCATTACCTGTTAGGAAAAGCCCGCAAAGGACAGAACGATGATCTGATGACGATTGCCCATCTCACCAAAGCAATCACGTTGAAGGACGATTTCATCGAAGCCCGTCTGTTACGTGCGGAGGCTCTGCTAAATCTGAAACAGTATAAAGAAATGATGGAGGATATAGACGCTGTACTTGCCCAAAATCCGGAAGAAGAGACAGCAATGCTCCTACGCGGAAAAGTGAAAGAAGCTAACGGTCAGGACGAGGAAGCGGAAGAAGATTACAAACTGGTGACGGAAATAAACCCGTTTAACGAACAGGCATACCTTTACTTAGGGCAACTTTATATCAATCAGAAGAAGTTGACGGAAGCCATCGGACTGTTTGATGAAGCGATCGAACTGAATCCCAACTTCGCAGAGGCCTACAAAGAACGCGGACGTGCTAAATTGCTGAATGGTGATAAAGATGGTTCCATCGAAGACATGAAAAAATCTCTGGAGCTGAATCCGAAAGAGGAAGCCGCACTGAACGGAGAATTCAAGAATCTGGGACCGAAACCGGAGACACTTCCGGGTATCTTCTAA
- the tpiA gene encoding triose-phosphate isomerase — translation MRKNIVAGNWKMNKTLQEGIALAKELNEVLANEKPNCDVIICTPFIHLASVTPLVDAAKIGVGAENCADKASGAYTGEVSAEMVASTGAKYVILGHSERRAYYGETVAILEEKVKLALANGLTPIFCIGEVLEEREANKQNEVVAAQMESVFSLSAEDFSKIILAYEPVWAIGTGKTASPEQAQEIHAFIRSIIADKYGKEIADNTSILYGGSCKPSNAKELFSNPDVDGGLIGGAALKVSDFKGIIDAFNV, via the coding sequence ATGAGAAAGAACATTGTTGCAGGAAATTGGAAAATGAACAAAACCCTTCAAGAGGGTATCGCTTTGGCTAAAGAACTGAACGAAGTACTGGCTAACGAAAAGCCTAACTGTGATGTGATCATCTGTACTCCGTTTATCCACCTGGCTTCTGTTACTCCCTTGGTAGACGCTGCTAAGATTGGTGTAGGTGCTGAAAACTGTGCAGACAAAGCATCAGGTGCTTATACAGGTGAAGTTTCTGCTGAAATGGTTGCTTCTACTGGTGCAAAATATGTAATTTTAGGACACTCTGAGCGTCGTGCATATTATGGTGAAACAGTTGCTATCCTTGAAGAAAAGGTAAAATTGGCTTTGGCTAACGGCCTGACTCCGATTTTCTGTATCGGTGAAGTGCTGGAAGAACGCGAAGCTAACAAGCAGAACGAAGTGGTTGCTGCACAGATGGAATCTGTATTCTCTCTGTCGGCTGAGGACTTCTCTAAAATTATATTGGCTTACGAACCGGTTTGGGCTATCGGTACAGGCAAAACTGCTTCTCCTGAACAAGCACAGGAAATCCATGCTTTCATCCGTTCTATCATAGCTGACAAGTATGGCAAAGAAATCGCAGACAATACTTCTATTCTTTACGGTGGCAGCTGCAAACCTTCTAACGCTAAAGAACTGTTCTCTAACCCGGATGTGGATGGCGGTCTGATTGGTGGTGCTGCTTTGAAAGTATCTGATTTCAAAGGCATCATTGATGCTTTTAACGTATAA
- a CDS encoding DUF1599 domain-containing protein: MKDTKQQFEHVIALCRDLFSKKLHDYGPAWRILRPASVTDQIFIKANRIRSIETKGVTLIDEGIRAEFIAIVNYGIVGLIQLELGYAESADISNEEAMALYDKYAKEALELMLAKNHDYDEAWRSMRVSSYTDLILMKIYRTKQIETLAGNTLVSEGVDANYMDMINYSVFGLIKIEFEG; encoded by the coding sequence ATGAAAGATACCAAGCAACAATTTGAACATGTCATCGCTTTGTGCCGTGACCTATTTTCCAAGAAGCTGCACGATTATGGGCCTGCATGGCGTATCCTGCGTCCGGCTTCGGTGACTGACCAGATTTTTATTAAAGCCAATCGGATTCGTAGTATTGAAACTAAAGGGGTGACTTTGATTGACGAGGGAATCCGTGCCGAGTTTATTGCGATTGTCAATTATGGTATTGTCGGACTTATCCAGTTGGAACTGGGGTATGCCGAATCTGCCGACATCAGCAATGAAGAAGCGATGGCTCTATACGATAAGTATGCAAAAGAGGCATTAGAACTTATGCTTGCCAAAAACCATGATTATGATGAAGCTTGGCGGAGTATGCGTGTCAGCTCGTATACCGATTTGATCTTGATGAAGATTTACCGTACCAAGCAGATTGAGACCCTGGCCGGTAACACATTGGTGTCTGAGGGGGTCGATGCCAATTATATGGATATGATTAATTACTCTGTTTTCGGACTGATTAAGATAGAATTTGAAGGATAA
- a CDS encoding BT_3928 family protein, translated as MKDKNLHIIQKVAANVCRFLLAASFIFSGFVKAVDPLGFQYKIQDYLTAFGMASWFPSFFPLLGGITLSAVEFFIGISLFFAIRRTLATSLALMLMIFMTPLTLYLAIFDPVSDCGCFGDAWVLTNWETFGKNIILLLAAIMVFLHKKMLIRFISVKMEWLVSLYTLFFVFTLSFYCLDRLPVLDFRPYKIGKNIPEGMTMPEGAKPSVYETIFILEKEGEKKEFTLENYPDSTWTFVDTRTILKEKGYEPAIHDFSMIDLNTGEDITEDVLTDMGYTFLLVTHRIEEADDSNIDLINEIYDYSVEHGYNFYCLTSSSEEQIELWKDKSGAEYPFCQMDDITLKTMVRSNPGLILIKNGTILNKWSDEDIPDEYVLTDKLENLPIGKQKMSSDAHTIGYVFLWFVIPLLLVLGVDVLVVRRRERRIAKRQQQEEMKIKEPEENNQGVEEQEEKK; from the coding sequence TTGAAGGATAAGAACTTACATATCATTCAGAAGGTAGCAGCGAATGTCTGTCGTTTTCTTTTGGCAGCATCGTTCATCTTTTCCGGATTTGTAAAGGCCGTTGATCCACTGGGGTTCCAGTATAAGATACAGGATTATCTGACCGCATTCGGAATGGCTTCCTGGTTTCCTTCATTCTTCCCTTTGTTGGGAGGAATCACCTTATCAGCCGTTGAATTTTTTATTGGTATCTCCTTGTTCTTTGCTATCAGAAGAACGCTGGCTACTTCATTGGCTTTGATGCTGATGATTTTCATGACACCACTGACTTTGTATCTTGCCATCTTTGATCCGGTTTCGGACTGCGGTTGTTTTGGCGATGCCTGGGTGTTGACGAACTGGGAAACATTCGGTAAGAATATCATTCTGTTGCTTGCGGCAATAATGGTTTTCCTTCACAAGAAGATGCTGATTCGTTTTATCAGTGTGAAGATGGAGTGGCTGGTTTCTCTTTATACGCTGTTTTTTGTGTTTACCTTGTCGTTCTATTGCCTGGACCGTCTGCCGGTTTTAGATTTTCGCCCTTACAAGATCGGAAAGAATATTCCGGAGGGGATGACAATGCCCGAAGGAGCTAAACCAAGCGTATATGAAACCATCTTTATCCTGGAGAAGGAGGGAGAGAAGAAAGAATTTACGTTGGAGAACTATCCGGATAGTACCTGGACATTTGTCGATACGCGTACCATCCTTAAGGAAAAAGGATATGAGCCGGCTATTCATGATTTCTCTATGATAGATCTGAATACGGGCGAAGATATCACAGAAGATGTACTGACGGATATGGGATATACTTTTCTGTTGGTTACACATCGGATTGAAGAGGCGGATGATAGTAACATTGATTTGATTAATGAGATATATGACTATTCGGTGGAGCATGGCTATAATTTTTATTGCCTCACTTCTTCATCGGAGGAACAGATAGAATTGTGGAAGGACAAGTCGGGAGCCGAATATCCTTTCTGTCAGATGGATGATATTACATTGAAGACGATGGTTCGTTCTAATCCGGGATTGATCTTGATTAAGAACGGAACAATTCTGAATAAATGGAGTGATGAGGATATACCGGATGAATACGTACTGACGGACAAACTGGAAAATCTGCCGATAGGAAAGCAGAAAATGAGCAGCGACGCTCATACCATAGGATATGTCTTCTTGTGGTTTGTTATTCCATTGTTGTTAGTGCTTGGGGTGGATGTGCTGGTCGTTCGCCGTCGGGAACGGAGAATCGCGAAGCGGCAGCAACAAGAAGAGATGAAAATCAAAGAACCGGAAGAAAATAATCAAGGAGTAGAAGAACAAGAAGAAAAAAAATAA
- the folE gene encoding GTP cyclohydrolase I FolE, with protein MLEKEEIVSPNLEELKSHYRSIITLLGEDAEREGLLKTPERVAKAMLSLTKGYHMDPHEVLRSAKFQEEYSQMVIVKDIDFFSLCEHHMLPFYGKAHVAYIPNGYITGLSKIARVVDIFSHRLQVQERMTLQIKECIQETLNPLGVMVVVEAKHMCMQMRGVEKQNSITTTSDFTGAFNQAKTREEFMNLIQHGTL; from the coding sequence ATGTTAGAAAAAGAAGAAATTGTTTCTCCGAATCTGGAGGAGTTGAAGAGTCATTATCGTAGTATTATAACTTTATTGGGTGAAGATGCCGAAAGGGAAGGGCTGCTGAAAACTCCGGAACGGGTGGCTAAGGCGATGTTAAGTCTGACGAAAGGGTATCACATGGATCCCCATGAGGTGCTTCGCTCTGCTAAATTCCAAGAAGAATATAGCCAGATGGTGATTGTGAAAGATATCGATTTCTTCTCTCTTTGCGAACATCATATGTTGCCATTCTACGGGAAGGCGCACGTGGCCTATATTCCTAACGGTTATATCACAGGGTTGAGTAAAATAGCCCGTGTAGTCGATATATTCTCTCACCGCCTGCAGGTGCAGGAACGCATGACGTTGCAAATCAAAGAGTGTATCCAGGAAACACTGAATCCACTGGGTGTAATGGTAGTTGTGGAAGCCAAACACATGTGTATGCAGATGCGTGGTGTGGAAAAACAAAACTCTATTACTACTACTTCAGATTTTACCGGGGCTTTCAATCAGGCAAAGACTCGTGAAGAGTTTATGAATCTCATTCAGCATGGGACTTTGTAG